The following coding sequences lie in one Arabidopsis thaliana chromosome 3, partial sequence genomic window:
- a CDS encoding nuclear polyadenylated RNA-binding protein (unknown protein; FUNCTIONS IN: molecular_function unknown; INVOLVED IN: biological_process unknown; LOCATED IN: endomembrane system; EXPRESSED IN: 23 plant structures; EXPRESSED DURING: 13 growth stages; BEST Arabidopsis thaliana protein match is: unknown protein (TAIR:AT1G55475.1); Has 30201 Blast hits to 17322 proteins in 780 species: Archae - 12; Bacteria - 1396; Metazoa - 17338; Fungi - 3422; Plants - 5037; Viruses - 0; Other Eukaryotes - 2996 (source: NCBI BLink).) produces MIGCFKDPTYVLMRVLLCKIQCPSFICFCKPSPHIYASGSLKLENTFPQVSSSTTVVDDRDHDDNDDDDAHVEEEEVVVDHVDGLLTEVVREEDCALEGKKEEEESLSNGEILKSSLKKEVLDSADGGRKEKKKVQWVDLMGKELAEIREFESSEEEDVRYDGDQSCVCVIL; encoded by the exons ATGATCGGGTGTTTTAAAGACCCAACATATGTTTTGATGAGGGTTTTGCTGTGTAAGATCCAGTGCCCTTCTTTCATCTGTTTCTGTAAGCCTTCTCCTCATATCTACGCTTCTGGTTCTCTCAAATTGGAGAATACTTTTCCTCAAGTGTCTTCTTCGACTACGGTTGTTGATGATCGTGACCATGatgacaatgatgatgatgatgcacatgtagaagaagaagaagttgttgttgatcATGTTGATGGTTTGTTGACTGAGGttgttagagaagaagattgtgcTCTAGAgggaaaaaaggaagaagaagaaagtcttAGTAATGGGGAAATCTTGAAAAGCAGTCTCAAGAAGGAGGTCTTAGATTCAGCAGATGGTgggagaaaggagaagaagaaagtacaGTGGGTGGATTTGATGGGGAAAGAACTTGCTGAGATCCGAGAATTCGAGTCTAG tgaagaagaagatgttagATATGATGGCGATCAAAGCTGTGTTTGTGTTATTCTGTGA
- the OVA5 gene encoding Lysyl-tRNA synthetase, class II (OVULE ABORTION 5 (OVA5); FUNCTIONS IN: aminoacyl-tRNA ligase activity, nucleotide binding, ATP binding, nucleic acid binding, lysine-tRNA ligase activity; INVOLVED IN: tRNA aminoacylation for protein translation, ovule development; LOCATED IN: mitochondrion, chloroplast, cytoplasm; EXPRESSED IN: 22 plant structures; EXPRESSED DURING: 13 growth stages; CONTAINS InterPro DOMAIN/s: Nucleic acid-binding, OB-fold (InterPro:IPR012340), Nucleic acid binding, OB-fold, tRNA/helicase-type (InterPro:IPR004365), Aminoacyl-tRNA synthetase, class II, conserved domain (InterPro:IPR006195), Nucleic acid-binding, OB-fold-like (InterPro:IPR016027), Aminoacyl-tRNA synthetase, class II (D/K/N) (InterPro:IPR004364), Lysyl-tRNA synthetase, class II, C-terminal (InterPro:IPR018149), Aminoacyl-tRNA synthetase, class II (D/K/N)-like (InterPro:IPR018150), Lysyl-tRNA synthetase, class II (InterPro:IPR002313); BEST Arabidopsis thaliana protein match is: lysyl-tRNA synthetase 1 (TAIR:AT3G11710.1); Has 27489 Blast hits to 22097 proteins in 2943 species: Archae - 404; Bacteria - 18954; Metazoa - 615; Fungi - 809; Plants - 266; Viruses - 0; Other Eukaryotes - 6441 (source: NCBI BLink).): MEALKVWSLTATPLKQLLRLSSSSTRLATTIYGRRSYHLSPALRCASAASSSSSSATTAETSKPSGRNRRSASSSNSTSDREAIRSIRLKKVEELRGQGLEPYAYKWEKSHSANQLQEIYKHLANGEESDNEIDCVSIAGRVVARRAFGKLAFLTLRDDSGTIQLYCEKERLSDDQFEQLKQFIDIGDILGASGSMKRTEKGELSICVNSFSILTKSLLPLPDKYHGLTDIDKRYRQRYVDMIANPEVADVFRRRAKIVSEIRKTVESFGYLEVETPVLQGAAGGAEARPFVTFHNSLGRDLYLRIATELHLKRMLVGGFEKVYEIGRIFRNEGISTRHNPEFTTIEMYEAYSDYHSMMDMAELIVTQCSMAVNGKLTIDYQGTEICLERPWRRETMHNLVKEITGINFSELGEDLGNAKDTVLLALQDVLEPKDKSGIRACSSLGHLLNEIFEVVVEPKLVQPTFVLDYPIEISPLAKPHRGNAGLTERFELFICGREMANAFSELTDPVDQRTRLEEQVRQHNAKRAEAVRESPEPNAKKDDDDDESYEVTLDEDFLTALEYGMPPASGMGLGIDRLVMLLTNSASIRDVIAFPVLKLQQ, encoded by the exons atggAGGCACTTAAGGTATGGAGTCTAACGGCGACGCCACTGAAACAATTACTCCGTCTATCCTCTTCTTCTACACGTCTCGCCACCACAATATATGGACGAAGATCCTACCACTTATCACCTGCGCTACGATGTGCCTCcgcagcttcttcttcttcttccagtGCCACGACGGCTGAAACTTCTAAACCCTCCGGCCGCAATCGCCGGTCTGCGTCATCTTCCAATTCCACCTCTGATCGTGAAGCTATCCGCTCCATTCGCCTtaaaaag GTTGAAGAATTGAGAGGCCAAGGTCTTGAACCTTATGCTTATAAGTGGGAAAAATCCCACAGTGCAAATCAGCTTCAAGAGATATATAAGCATTTAGCTAACGGTGAAGAATCAGACAATGAGATTGATTGTGTTTCTATAGCTGGTAGAGTCGTTGCTCGTAGAGCCTTTGGAAAACTTGCATTCTTGACTCTCAGGGATGACTCTGGAACTATTCAG CTTTACTGTGAGAAGGAAAGACTTTCAGATGATCAGTTTGAACAGTTGAAGCAATTTATCGACATTGGTGATATTTTGGGTGCTAGTGGCTCGATGAAGAGGACTGAGAAAG GGGAGCTTTCTATATGTGTGAATTCTTTTTCAATTCTCACAAAGTCTCTCCTTCCACTTCCAGACAAATATCATGGTCTAACTGATATTGATAAACGTTACCGCCAACG GTATGTTGATATGATTGCTAATCCTGAAGTGGCTGATGTGTTCCGGAGAAGGGCAAAA ATCGTTTCAGAGATACGCAAGACAGTTGAGTCTTTTGGATATTTGGAGGTTGAAACTCCAGTTCTTCAG GGAGCAGCTGGTGGAGCTGAAGCAAGACCTTTTGTAACGTTTCATAACTCACTTGGGAGGGATCTCTACCTGAGGATTGCAACTGAGCTTCACTTGAAGAGAATGCTA GTTGGTGGGTTTGAGAAAGTGTATGAAATTGGTCGTATATTTAGAAACGAAGGCATTTCAACACGTCACAATCCTGAATTCACGACCATCGAG ATGTATGAAGCTTATTCGGACTACCATAGCATGATGGACATGGCAGAATTAATTGTCACTCAATGTTCAATGGCAGTTAATGGGAAGCTAACAATTGATTACCAG GGAACAGAGATCTGCCTTGAGCGGCCttggagaagagaaaccaTGCATAATCTCGTTAAAGAGATAACAGGAATCAATTTCAGTGAGCTAGGGGAAGATCTCGGAAATGCCAAAGACACAGTTCTGCTCGCACTCCAGGACGTGCTTGAGCCCAAGGACAAATCTGGAATTAGAGCTTGCTCTTCCCTAGGCCATCTTCTTAATGAG atttttgaagttgttgtagaGCCAAAGCTTGTGCAGCCCACATTTGTCTTGGACTACCCAATCGAGATATCTCCTTTGGCCAAGCCACATCGCGG CAATGCCGGTTTGACTGAAAGATTTGAGCTGTTCATCTGTGGTCGTGAAATGGCAAACGCATTCTCTGAATTGACTGATCCCGTGGACCAG AGGACACGGTTGGAAGAGCAAGTAAGGCAGCATAACGCAAAGAGAGCAGAGGCTGTTCGGGAATCTCCTGAACCAAACgcaaagaaagatgatgatgatgatgagtcatACGAAGTGACCCTTGACGAAGACTTTCTCACTGCCTTGGAATACGGAATGCCTCCGGCTTCGGGAATG GGGCTTGGAATTGACAGGCTGGTGATGCTGTTGACGAACTCCGCGAGTATAAGAGACGTCATTGCTTTTCCTGTTCTGAAACTTCAGCAGTAA
- a CDS encoding uncharacterized protein (unknown protein; BEST Arabidopsis thaliana protein match is: unknown protein (TAIR:AT1G55365.1); Has 2761 Blast hits to 655 proteins in 118 species: Archae - 5; Bacteria - 503; Metazoa - 856; Fungi - 159; Plants - 239; Viruses - 11; Other Eukaryotes - 988 (source: NCBI BLink).): protein MVFSSSVMATVAKFSTDKWQRMRRVPSSELMNTQQLMEVACCLPLSHLFICLWEFLCFSVSDYDSDDDYDYVDDDDDDDDVDDDDVVAFDHNSNGDFDDHGSSSLDFDDYYHYSDSD from the coding sequence ATGGTTTTTAGCAGCTCGGTGATGGCGACGGTGGCGAAATTTTCCACCGACAAGTGGCAGCGGATGAGGAGGGTTCCGTCGTCGGAGTTGATGAATACGCAACAGCTTATGGAGGTGGCTTGTTGCCTCCCTCTTAGTCATCTCTTTATCTGTCTTTGGGAGTTTCTGTGTTTCTCCGTATCCGATtatgattctgatgatgattatgattatgttgatgatgatgatgatgatgatgatgttgatgatgacgATGTGGTTGCTTTTGATCATAATAGTAACGGCGATTTTGATGATCATGGGTCTTCTTCCTTGGATTTTGATGACTATTACCATTACTCGGACTCCGACTAA
- a CDS encoding carboxyl-terminal peptidase, putative (DUF239) (Protein of Unknown Function (DUF239); INVOLVED IN: biological_process unknown; LOCATED IN: endomembrane system; EXPRESSED IN: 22 plant structures; EXPRESSED DURING: 13 growth stages; CONTAINS InterPro DOMAIN/s: Protein of unknown function DUF239, plant (InterPro:IPR004314); BEST Arabidopsis thaliana protein match is: Protein of Unknown Function (DUF239) (TAIR:AT1G55360.1); Has 759 Blast hits to 705 proteins in 28 species: Archae - 0; Bacteria - 15; Metazoa - 0; Fungi - 10; Plants - 734; Viruses - 0; Other Eukaryotes - 0 (source: NCBI BLink).), producing MGAEHFSLVKFNRGFFVCLWVMLSLSCAAASYGSSRQKFEVKKHLNRLNKPPVKTIQSPDGDIIDCIPISKQPAFDHPFLKDHKIQMRPSYHPEGLFDDNKVSAEPKGKETHIPQLWHRYGKCTEGTIPMRRTREDDVLRASSVKRYGKKKHRSVPIPKSAEPDLINQNGHQHAIAYVEGDKYYGAKATLNVWEPKIQNTNEFSLSQIWLLGGSFGQDLNSIEAGWQVSPDLYGDNNTRLFTYWTSDAYQATGCYNLLCSGFIQINSDIAMGASISPVSGYRNSQYDISILIWKDPKEGHWWMQFGNGYVLGYWPSFLFSYLTESASMIEWGGEVVNSQSEGHHTWTQMGSGHFPEEGFSKASYFRNIQVVDGSNNLKAPKGLGTFTEKSNCYDVQTGSNDDWGHYFYYGGPGKNKNCP from the exons ATGGGAGCTGAGCATTTTAGCCTGGTGAAGTTCAATAGAggtttctttgtgtgtttatggGTGATGCTCTCGCTATCTTGCGCAGCAGCGAGCTATGGCTCTTCAAGGCAAAAGTTTGAGGTGAAGAAGCATTTGAATAGGCTCAACAAACCTCCTGTTAAGACTATTCAG AGTCCAGATGGAGATATAATCGACTGTATTCCTATTTCAAAGCAGCCAGCTTTTGACCACCCCTTCCTCAAAGACCAcaagattcag ATGAGGCCTAGTTACCACCCAGAAGGGCTCTTTGATGACAATAAGGTATCTGCTGAACCAAAGGGGAAAGAAACTCATATCCCTCAGTTGTGGCACCGGTATGGCAAATGTACTGAAGGAACCATTCCCATGAGGAGGACAAGGGAGGATGATGTGTTGAGAGCAAGTTCAGTTAAAAGATATGGCAAGAAGAAGCATAGGTCTGTTCCTATTCCTAAATCTGCGGAACCCGACCTCATCAACCAAAATGGTCATCAA CACGCCATAGCTTATGTGGAAGGAGATAAGTACTACGGAGCTAAGGCGACTTTGAATGTGTGGGAGCCAAAGATACAGAACACAAACGAATTCAGCTTGTCGCAGATATGGCTTTTGGGGGGTTCCTTTGGACAAGATCTTAACAGTATTGAAGCTGGCTGGCAG GTGAGTCCGGATCTATATGGAGACAATAACACAAGACTCTTCACTTACTGGACT aGTGATGCCTATCAAGCTACCGGTTGCTACAATCTTCTTTGCTCAGGTTTCATTCAAATCAACAGTGACATAGCAATGGGAGCAAGCATCTCACCAGTCTCTGGATACCGCAATTCCCAGTATGATATCAGTATTCTAATCTGGAAG GATCCAAAGGAGGGACATTGGTGGATGCAATTTGGGAATGGGTATGTTTTGGGGTACTGGCCATCATTTCTGTTCTCCTACCTAACAGAAAGTGCATCGATGATCGAATGGGGAGGAGAAGTTGTGAACTCACAGTCAGAAGGCCACCACACTTGGACACAGATGGGAAGTGGTCACTTTCCAGAAGAAGGTTTCAGTAAAGCAAGTTACTTTCGGAACATTCAAGTCGTAGATGGATCCAACAACCTCAAAGCACCAAAAGGACTTGGTACATTCACCGAGAAGTCCAACTGTTATGATGTTCAAACGGGAAGCAATGATGACTGGGGACATTACTTCTACTACGGTGGTCCCGGTAAGAACAAGAACTGCCCATAA
- the AGP12 gene encoding arabinogalactan protein 12 (arabinogalactan protein 12 (AGP12); BEST Arabidopsis thaliana protein match is: arabinogalactan protein 14 (TAIR:AT5G56540.1); Has 50 Blast hits to 50 proteins in 9 species: Archae - 0; Bacteria - 0; Metazoa - 0; Fungi - 0; Plants - 50; Viruses - 0; Other Eukaryotes - 0 (source: NCBI BLink).) — MESMKMKLIVVLMVAIVAFSAVGNVAAQTEAPAPSPTSDAAMFVPALFASVAALASGFLF; from the coding sequence ATGGAGtcaatgaagatgaagctCATAGTGGTGTTGATGGTGGCTATTGTGGCTTTCTCCGCCGTAGGAAACGTGGCTGCGCAGACAGAGGCTCCGGCTCCAAGTCCTACTTCCGATGCTGCTATGTTTGTCCCGGCATTGTTTGCATCTGTTGCTGCTTTGGCATCAGGGTTTCTCTTCTAA